The Quercus lobata isolate SW786 chromosome 4, ValleyOak3.0 Primary Assembly, whole genome shotgun sequence genome segment GCTATAAATGAGTtctctgcaatttttttttcttcttttttcttgttcttaatAAGAGACTTGTTGACATATATGCTACTAAATGGCATCTTTCCAGCTATTTCTTACTGAAGGGATAATTGTTGAACCTGGACCTGCAGCATTTTTACCTTTCAAGATTCACCATTGAATAcacattaagattttttttttttttttttttttttttgagaaacgaaTACACATATTAAGATGGTATCACTTCAACGCAACTTCAGcgtgttgttttattttatattggaCATCTAATTAAATATCCTAGTGGTGAAATTTGTAAAGTTATATTCCAACCGAGTAGATTTATGGTAGCTAGCTGTCTactctctgttttctttgaCATGGCATACGGTAATGCACTGAACATTTTGGAATTTAAATATGGAGAGACGCATACAAATTACTTAAATTATCCATGAATGGTCAAGCATTAGAGTTGCCAACTAATGCATATATGGGGAATTTTAAGGagattttaggatttttttttttttttttttcacatcatGTTTGGTGTAGAGCTGCTCTTTCTAATACTTGAAAAGACTCTAATGAAATTGTGGCACCATACCCTTTAACTCTAACTTGGTGACCTTTTACTATATTTGGttcttttgattttactttATGTATGTTCATTGAGTGTGAATCTTGGCACCAACCTTTGTACCAATAAcctgtttcttttctcttttacttttttctttcatctttcttgtcttttctcCTCTATGTTAATTCTTTTTATGTACTGCAGATTACCTCGCCCTGGGGAGGAAACAAGTTCTCTTCAACCCACAGTGAGTGATGTTTCACCTGAAACGAGAAAGGTGTCTATGGCTGATCAGTCACCAAGAAACACTCAAGAAAAGGAATCGGAGGATGAAAGCAGTCGAAAGAAAAGGAGGCgtgaagagaagaaaaaggaaaagcatGAAAGGCGCGAGAAGCGGCATTCTCATGATTTGGATGACAAGAGGAAACACAAGAAAGACAAGGAGAGAAGGAGACATGACTCAGACTAATATGTTCATAAAAATCTGTAACTTGTATTTCACTCTTCTATGTTTGTGatagatatattttttggaattagattttacatattttatgtagtttcaactttcaaatgaagatcatttatttgtatttgtgcTGGTGATAGACAGACAGACTTGCACGACTGCACAGCCTATTATATAACCGCAGATAGAAGAGAAAATTTGTGTTCACAACTCATGGCTGcaatttttatcaaaatcaTGATGTAGTTGACTGTGAATGTGTTACAAATCCAATTGAATTTGTTGGTTACTTTGAGAGAACCAAGACTTCTTAATCTGAAAATGATTGTTGCATAAGAGCTCGATCTGCCCAAGCTGCTTCTCACCTACCAGATCACTTCATGGGCTTAAAAGGATCTTATGACCGAGTATCTGCAGATGTGAAAAGCCATTTGGTGTTGCAAAACTATCTTTAACCTGATTTAAAAGTTGTTGCATGCTTGAATGGTGTGAAGGTGgaatgatttgattttgtggaGCTCCCATGTCCTTATCTTCGAGTTTGCATTGCCCATCATTTTCCTTAGTTAGCTTCTCTTGTTCATAGAGAGCCAAATTCCTCTCTTGGGTTGTGCATTGCCCACCACCCTCTTTAGTTGGTGTCTCTTGTTCAAATCTAGCCAAACGCATGACTTGTATCTCTTTCAGTTTGTCCATTGTCCATGCATTCCAATAACTTCGAGGGAGTCTAGACCTCCAAAGTCCAAAGTGAATACtcactcaataataatatttttcagcTCCTTTATTAATCCACCATATAAATAGATGGCTTTATAAGATAAACCTAAgatttaaattcaaaagaaaccTAATCTTTATCTACAACAAGTAGATAAGATTTATTCAAATACTAAGCTAACAATTTATCATATTCATTATTTGATTACCCAACTcctaataacaaaaacaaaatcttaaataataaaattaaataaaaactaaacacaaaaacaaaatcttaaataataaaatttaataaaaactaaGCACATAATAGAATGGTGAAGAAAGAATAGAGAGTCTATATGAAAGTTGCTACATTcgaatctatatatatatatatatatatatatacataaaagcTGAagtatctatactattatttaaggagTTTCTCCTGTTTGGGttcctcatcttttttttttttttttggttcaaaaatgTCCCTACATCCCTATGtttaaatagagacaaaactaaaggacaatctagtaaaaatacaactctaactctcactaaaacattgcctaagaAATAGGGTCACTCTCTTGctattttcaaattgctttatcaacttataaattaaattctcaaaataaaaattatatatataaaataaaaacacagattttttttttttttttggttataaaataggaccactaaaaaaaagaaagccttATTGCACGCGCGAAGCGCGTGTGATAACGCTAGTAACATTTAATATTGTTAAGCTCATGTTGCTCCAACTCATTTATGACGTCATTGGccacataataattttttttcttagttattttttatttctaattttttagaatattaaatatataaatagattgaatttaaacatttatttttagtggttttaactttacatatgaCTTTTtctttacctctctctctctctctctctctctctctctctctctctctctatatatatatatatatatatatatacaataaaatcaatgaagaatcaaaaaccaaaaacaatgtcTATACATatctatttatattatatattataatataataatggaagtttgcaataaattttataaaacttttttgtgTTACATCACTagaatccttttttcttttttctttttttgcaattttttattctattcaaCCTTTCATCGTCTTCAACTCCTGGCTTTTTAATTCAATCATTCATCTCCTCAAATCATTGTCTTCTTTAATTCTTAATTTGATTCCCtttatagatttttaaattttctcctttatatcttcttaaattctaccatttcattttattaaacCTTTCATCTACTTCCACCCTTCCTTTTCCATctcatttttcatataaatttcttattactCCATTtccagctctctctctctctctctctctctctctctctccccaagTTGTTCACAACAAAAATAGTCAATATTCTTtgtctatccttttttttttttttttttattgtgtcaactacactttttttttccactaatggttctttttgttattatattgttgatttaattgtcacatcacatttgtttctctttttagcAAATTTGTATCGATTTTATGCATATTTAGGTCTTTCGGTATTCTAATTCCCGATCacctattctttttctttaccccattggtttgatttgatttgggttaaTACTTAGTTGTTTTGTaagttagaatttgatttttttagtgaTCCATTTGGATATtcaactatgagactttactaagtTTTGTTTATACTTTAATCCTTTTAGGTagataaatttgtaatttttgaggGAAGGTACTCTTAACAGGTGTATTAGGAGTACTTTATAGTGCCACTTATTCAAACAAAAGCAAAGATtagtcaaacaaaaataattagatgAGTGACGACACATAGCTTTTCCAAttgtaatattaatattaatattattattattattattatataaggaTACATATAGAACCTTAATTAtgagattttgctaataattgtttatttaataatcTTATCAGATGGACAAATTTGTagtttctacaaagaaaataatcacaatagattatcaacaacaaatagTTTTCTTAATCggtccaattaatcattgttaagcgATGATTGATAtaccattttatttgtttgcaAAGCATCTTCATATGGGTATGTTTTgattcaatatatatttatatatgaatgtATTGAGATAAGCAATGtattcaagaaaagaaatatgATCAAACTTTGTATACTTCAAAAGAGATAGATTGGTTTGGGATTAAAGATAACATTAAAATAGAAGGCTACAATTTGAAGTTTTATGAATGATGGAAAAACTCTATTTTTCTCATTCCTTTCTAACTCTCATGATTGAAAAATTTAATTCTCCCTATATTCTATTACTTGCAAATTGACTCATAATATGggtaaatgaaaattttaatacaaaaaagaaagtaatatatatatatatatatatatataaaagggacAAAGCTTGAAACCAAGCCCCACCTAGATGAAACTGGCTTAGGATGGAAGCCACATACAACTAAATTGTAGAGGTGGGTGGTTAAGGTCAACACTTTGATCCCTGGCAACTACATAAGGGTAATTAAAGAAAGATGATCAATAAAGATGGTAATACATGAGAAGATTTATGGTAGGAAAAGAGAGATTCTTATTTAAGTCCTTCCTTGGGCTAGCCGAGGAACAATTGTTCTTCAGGAAAACGCCTCTCAATTTTACAATggtcactttctctctctaactccCTCTTTCTCTGATCCCCCCCTTCAGGGTGGATCTTCCTTCCTATATATAATTGTTTGGATTGCATCTCAACCTTCTGCTTGGAAGGCTGTTGATCTTTCTCTAGATACTTATCCCATTACTGCCTTGTTGGTAGAGGTAGAGTAGGCTACAAGCTATAGGAGCACTGTTGAGGGGTCAATCTGCCATAATGTGGCAAACTGAGTTGGTatagtgcattaaatgtggagatgATGGAAGCTCTATCTGGAAGTTTTCTCCTACCTTTGCTTGTACGTTACTACGATCCTCCTCAGCCTTCAACCTTATGTTCTTGGTGGCTTATCTCTAGTATTTCGAGAAGTATCTGTTCCTTGAGCTTCTCAGGCGAGTTGTCCTCCTCGATTTCCCTGACATGGTTGTCCTGACTGTTCTAGGCCTGGTTTGGTGAATAGTTAGGCCCAGTTACACCTCAGGTGTATCCTACTTGATGGTTCCCTCTCTTCAGGCTTCCTCctcccacaatatatataactttttatttatagagaacacaaaatttcattacttaaaaaagaaaagaaagcaatagAACATtgtttatttaacaaaaaattattggatTATTGCCCTTCTTGGTTTGGACCCTTTGGTAAAGAGATATACAAACAAAgatcattttttaattaataatttaaaacatctaaaatgaaattctcttatgaaaaaaaaaaaaaataaaaaataaaaaaactttgttaCAAATGACTAATCCTGGTATAtgattttatgaatattttaaaaaataaattatctattatattttattaaaaataaaatattcttgcGCATTACATGAATTTACAACTAATTATGGTAAAAATGGTGACATACTGGTTGCGGTCAATTTCACTTGAATTCTATACCTTTAAGCCTGTAAGACGCCATGGTAATCTCCATAAAGCAGGTAGAGGACCAGCATATAGGGACCAAGGATTGGAAATTGGGAGCCCTATATGCTCATTTTGTAGGGAAGCTAGCTAGGCAATAATTGCAAGTTTCTCTTTGGTCTCTAGTTGGTGTCCACTGGCTAGTGGCTTGGGTATAGAATTAATCAACCCCAATGATTGGATGTCATATAAATTGTGACACTTAGAACTaagtgacgaaaattgagtaaagagtgatgagtgataattttttaaaaaccaaatagcTCTTAAAGTTGTCGcattagtctctctctctctctctctctctctctctctctctctctctctctctctctctctctctctctctctctctctcagagtaGCCGAAACAGGGTTCCAAACATTCATTGGCTCTATACAAGACTAAAAAACCTAGGACTTAATCAATTATCCCATGATTTTGAGGTCGAGTTACAacaatttttatcttatatattgaatatatgtatgtaaatcCTCCATATCACAATGTGTGAATTGACAAATATATGAAACCCAAACTTTGTGAGAGTAAATATGCCTCATATGATACACAAGATACTTTCTTGAATTACACAAAATGGTGTGTGATGAGGTGTGATTACTAAATTACTCCTTTCTAATGTGCATCTGGTACTAATAAGCCAGAGTCCTGTAATATAACTCAAATTATGATAGAAATATTTCAGCATCATGCATCTTTGGACTACTGCTCTATTTGTTTCGACAATAATGTTTTCTataaaatgagtcatttttcaaaaagtattttctataaaactatctcattttcctatgtttgatCGCAAaaccttaaatgagttgaaaaacaatctcctaatttccattttttagcTTACTGTGATATAGAGTtatcttcccaaaaaaaaaaaaaagtaaaaaataatctttaaaaataaaccaTACTTTTTCTGTTgattaaagatagtttttttttttttttaacttattttttatgatactatcaatcattaaaaaacatgaaaaactatctttacacaatatttttcatcatttttaagTTGGATATATTGGCACCTCGGCTATTAAGTTATTAAcgtaggagttttttttttttttttggttaaagggatattatatataaaactagGAAGCCAAAATAGCTAGGTTCGCGGCTGTAATTAACGTAGGAGTTATGACTTCCCATTTGAAGTCAGAGATAGAGTCAAACCATTATTGGTGGTCAAGCgaagaaatagtaaacaaaCACCAATTCACCTAAGAGAAGTATAATCAAGTTTGGTAGAGCTAACTTGTGCTGACAGtaatagtttaatttattactataaggaaaatttattaGACCTCTCTTTAGGTCTTAAAACACAAATATTGTTGTTCTGAAAAGatatcctcattttttttaaggatgtcCACACTCACACTACTGAGTGTGCACAATAGTGTGcaaataattattgtttttcttaaaaatggTCCTATCtgctttatttttctctttcatatTTATTTCCCCTCTCATTTGGGTTACCCTAGAGAGTTACAGATATCTTTTACTTCCCCGCCCCCCAAAAGAGAGTTACAGATATCaaccccccaccccaaaaagaaaattgcatgCATACAAAGGCCAGTTCATCATGaacaaaaaatcaacttttCTTTTGGTTATTGCTCAGGGAATTTAACTTGAGAGATGAAATGAAACCATGTAAATCCAGCAATGCCAATCTACAAACGCTCACTTTTCTCACATGGAAATGCTAGGGGTACTACAATTTTACAATCTTTCTCACCCAAAAACTGAACTAGAACATGATACAATCTCTTTCTAACCAGAGTGTGGAAATTATAGAACTTTATACATGCAAAATTAGTCCCACTGATTGTCTAATTTAGTCTTATGATACAAACAATTAATAACACAGCAGATATGCATCTGCATGACTCAGCTGAACAGAGGTGGTAAATACTTCCATCAATATTAGCAATAGTTTCCctaaaaattaatgcaaaagcaaaaaaaggtTTTGCAAAGCTTCCATTGAAGTAAACAACTTCATCAGGAGATGCTTAGTCtagaaatttttaattaacCATCTGTGAGTTTAGACTGTAGGTTTTGTACACCAAGAAAGATCCAGTGCTAAAATAATTGGATGCCAGTGCCTTTCCAGCTGAGGTTGGCTGAGAGAGTGCCAGTTGAGGGAGTTCAAGAACAGAACCCATGCAGAAACTCATCCTGCAATTAGCATAACATAAGAGAACAGCCAAAATAAGACCAAAACACATTGGCAACTGATTAAGAAAAAGCAATCAGTTCAGTTTACTTCAAGGGCTGCAAAAAGGTTTCAGATTTGCATTGAAGAAAAAAACGATTGTGAAATGTTCCATTCcatttcaagaaacaagtgataCACATTCATATTTGTTATTAAGATATCCAAGGTTTAAAGAAGTCTTGATCTTCATTTAGCTGACATGATTTGGCTGTATGTGATAGAAATACTTGAAGATGCCATATATAATTCAGTTACTTTATCAAAAACCCCAGTGAAATAGAACACATAGAGATCAAGTGTGTCAAATGactcaaattataaaaaacctTACCTCACAGCATCCAGTAATTGGCTAGCTATGTGCTTTCTTCTGTTAGAGGGAGTGACCCAAATAGCTCTAATGCCACAGACAGCTGGTACCCCTTCGTTTTCACAAATGATTGCTCCATTGAGATTCCCATCCAAAACCTCAGAACTATTAACAGAACGGGTTCTTTTCTTGACTTCCCTTTTAAAACTGATATCCCCAAATTGGAGGGAGGTTGAACTTTGTCTTGCCACTTCCTTGGCAGAAGTGCCCTCAGATCCCCCATTCGATGAGCATGAGCAAACTTTGAATGCTTGTTTTATTGGTTCTGCAAGTAGGCAACCTACAATCCTTTGGGAGGAAATAAACAGATACACCTGCCAACATGAGAAACAAAGCAAAGAACAGCAAGTCAACACCTCAATGCACTATCTTATACAACAGAGGCATGACCCCTGATTCAAGCactgttcttccaaaaaaattagaaaatatagcAAATGACTCTAAAATCTACAGATAGCATACCGGAACCCTCTATCTGGTGCAACTAGACCATAAGGAGGTTCATCTATTACAGCGGCAGAGTGGGGCTTTAAGGGGAGGTTTGGCCCAATCAATTGCAAGATGGAATTAGGTACATCCAAATAGAAGACAACTCAAAAGTGGTCACCAATTGTGTTATTTGAAAGTCTGTCATGCCTTGAAGAAAATGGATGCTGAACCAAGATATTATTAATTCATCAGATCACTGCCAGGAATTAATCATACTCATCGGGAAGTAAATAGAGTAGCTTTGCTGTGTTAGAATTGGGTATTGTTATGGATAATTTCAGTCATGGGAAAACAGATTTCCTCCATCAGTAGGAAGAATTTTAGGAGAAGATGCTGGGGAACTATCATTTCCATATACTTTTGAGTCTAGATTATTGTTTTTCTGTTTCTAAGAAGGCAAAgctaaacacacacacactcaacaCACAAAGAAGATAATAAAGTTCAGTTCAAAATCCACACACATGTATGTATGAGAGAGAATTCAAGGATGAGAAACTTATGCAGACAGAACTGGAAGGAAACATAAAGCAATCATCATAGAAGTTGTAGTTTGTTGAACGTGAATTCATAAAATTGATGTTCTATTCTGGAATCATTGAAATCTGAATGGAATCAAGTAAAATttaacaaacaaatcaataacAGTGAAAGATTCCTCTAGCAATTTCTTTCATTATAAGAGGAAATGAAACCTTATGAAACTATCAAGTAAAAGATAATGCCGATACCTTACAACTCTTATGGAAAATCCATCCACTTCCAAGATCAATCTCCATCATTTTTACCACTTCCTCCACCTGCCAGTACAATATTGTCCCAATTTATTACCGCAAAGCATTAACTCACAAGTCCCATTTGCATACCAATTAATATAAActaacaaattttcttttttattggtaaattacaCATGCATCTAATGGATTCTAAATCAGCAACCTCACCCTCTACATATTCTTATGGGAAGAAAAAGTTCCATTTAAGCCAAAACTCATTAGTGCAGGCATAAGCTAACAATTACAAACCATCTTATTCATTAATTTCAAAGAAATCACAAATTAAACACAAACCTTGCTCCTATGTGCAACAGGATCACAATCTAACACCAAAACGATTCGACCACCTTCAATTGAAGGCATAGGGACAACCCTTTCACTGCACCAAccctataaataaaaaaaaaaactccaagttagcaatataaaaaataaatcactaaAAAATAGCAGtgctagagagaaaaatatcaaaacttttttccCACAACTTGCCAAGGTAGCAAATTATGATTGGTGTAACACTATTTTCACATCGACCCATCATTGATAATACTTTTATTGTAAACCAATTATAAAATGTCACATCAACAGTTGTGGAaatatcatgaattttttttgtcactagACTTAAAATCAAACAGCGAATCACATAGTTCTTAATGTAATATACCTTGAATGGAATCCCAAGGGTATAGTCTCTATGAAATCCCTTGTGAGCCTTCTCATCCTCTTCCTCTCCAGGAGCATACTTGACCCCACATGTTGAACATGTGTGTAAATTAAAATCAGACTGACCCAAATCCAAATGCAACTGTGCATAAGTTCTCTTCTTGTTCGTCTTAATTGCTCTTTCAGAACTCTTCGATTTCGCTATTGAACGCAAATTATCTGAATTGGGTTTCTTCACTAGTATGTCACCGATTGACCCTTTGTTACTGTACACCCAAAAAAGTGTCATAGAATATATAAATTCATCATTATTCTTCAAAACCCATGTGTGCAAACAAGTTGAAACACCCAAATGTTTAACTTAATTGATTATTGTTTAGATTCCCAGATAACAAAACAGTGTATTAAAGCTAAATAGAAGCAAAAATGAAGAGCCTAAGTTATAAGATCAttcaaaacccataaacaaagAGCTTTACCTATCTGGGTTTTGAGCTCTGCGTGAGTAGGTATTGAAGAATTGGTGCTGTTTGTTCTCCCAGATGGTGAGTTCGTCAAAAATGGGAGGTGGGTCTGGAGACTTGGGTGCTATAGAAGTAGAAATTGGGTTTTTGAAGAAAGTAGTGATCTTAGCTTGCATTGTTGTATGGCAATGTGTCTGGTTTTCTTGCCTAAATTTGCCGGAAAAtaattttcagtgtttggtatTGCATGTAAAACCTATTTTCAGAAAACCCAACAACCACAATCACCACCGTAAACCCAGCCACCACCGGCAACTTGCAAGCACGAGAGTGAGTGAGGAGAGtggaaatggtttgaaggtaAATTGAATGTGTAAAATGATTTACGTATATCATCAAAATGGGTTGTTAGGGCCATGAAAGCAGAAAATTAAGCAAAgcaaatcaaatcaaagaagaCCATCGGTCAAAAAccaatagtaaataaataaagaagatcGGCGAAACATTATTGTAGACTTGATCGATCGGTACTCCAGAAACTCGGGTGGGAACCGAAGATAcgcattatatttttatatataaaaaaaaatagtgactttcatttcttttctgtttttttttctttttctttttcaaacaaaattagtacttaaaagaaattgttttttaaagTATTGAATCAGTGACTGCATTCTGctctttggtttttgattcCTTATCATGTATCCATTTTATGgttcgtattttttttttttttttagagaaataaaTACAATAAGCTGCTAATACCGCAACTCGAACCATTTTTCCTCTAGATCCACAAACACTTTGTAAATGAAAAGGTGTCAATTCAGTTACAAGACCTTTAGTATTTTTATAGTTCGTATTAAACGTTAGATATTATAGATGGTTAAATATTCATTCACATTAATTTACATCAATTATTTTACACATATATCTATAATTGATGCAAGAATGTTCatattttaacacataaaaaatgatgtaaaaaaaaaaaaaaaagtgaaattgtaGATGTGTAAATATCAAAACCCATTACAAATCTAAATGTGTATTCATTGTCCCATTATACACTCAAATCTAAGAAATCTAATCTTAACCTTGAAatggaagaaatttttattttaacatggactttattttttcatttatatttccTGTACCGGAATtcccaaagaaaaaacaagagaaaagaaatgaaagttaGGCAAATAATGTAAAAGTGATGATTATTATAGGAAACAAAAGTAGTCACTATTTTAGCTAGAGTTGGTTCGAGAAcacttatttagctgaaactaaaaaatttttgttaaaaatattgtaaataaagttCAAAggtaactaaaataatataataggacccatgaatagtataaGAAAGTGCAATAATACtcataaataaaagtaaaaataaactaaatagtaacaaaaataataataaaaataagctaaataataataaaaaataattttttaagccAATACCAAACACgcacttattatatttatttaaagagaaaaaaaaaaagttaactatTTAATTTGCAGAAAGATTCCGTATGGTTGTGtagaaacactaaaaaaatacatagcAATAGCAATCACGTGGTTGTGtagaaacactaaaaaaatacatagcAATAGCAATCacgtgagaaagagagagttttgtGAAGAGTGGAAAGCGGAAAGCTTtgctttgtgtttgtgtttagttttagtgttttgaagtgtttgtgttgtgttgtgttatgagttatgattttctctctcttccatgATCCTCAATTATTTCAAGAACCATCTTTATTAATCTTTCTCagactctctttttttcattttatttcccATTAAATACAAACCAGCgaagaccaaaaacaaaaccaaactcAACAAACAAAAACCTTATATGTTCTGATCGTTTTTaacctgaaaaaaaaatcaatttttacattaatttaacaaaacaaaaacaaaaaacgtttttttgtttttgtttttttgtttgatgtttcttaaagaaaagaaaaaaatggtggCGGCTAACCGTGAAATGGTTGTGTTTTGCTTCGacactctctctcactacaACAGCGAAGATGCTTCTCCTACGATAGAGGGTTTATATGAAAGTTGCAACATCCGAATatagatatatttatatatatatatatatatacaaaaaaaaattttgaagtatttatactattatttaaggggctttccttgtttggattcctcattttttttttttttcaaaaatgtctCTACatccctatgtttaagtagagacgaAACTAAAGGACAATTAAGTAAAAATACTACTTTAACTCCCattaaaacattgcctaaaaaatagagTAACTCTTCTGCTATTTTCAAATAACtttatcaacttataaattagattttcaaaataaaacacatgAAGCGTGTGTGATAAGACTAGTAGCATTTAATGTTATTAAACTCATGTTGCTCCAACTCATCTATCACGTCATTGGCcacataatcattttttttcttagttattttttatt includes the following:
- the LOC115984087 gene encoding protein CHROMOSOME TRANSMISSION FIDELITY 7-like; protein product: MQAKITTFFKNPISTSIAPKSPDPPPIFDELTIWENKQHQFFNTYSRRAQNPDSNKGSIGDILVKKPNSDNLRSIAKSKSSERAIKTNKKRTYAQLHLDLGQSDFNLHTCSTCGVKYAPGEEEDEKAHKGFHRDYTLGIPFKGWCSERVVPMPSIEGGRIVLVLDCDPVAHRSKVEEVVKMMEIDLGSGWIFHKSCKVYLFISSQRIVGCLLAEPIKQAFKVCSCSSNGGSEGTSAKEVARQSSTSLQFGDISFKREVKKRTRSVNSSEVLDGNLNGAIICENEGVPAVCGIRAIWVTPSNRRKHIASQLLDAVRMSFCMGSVLELPQLALSQPTSAGKALASNYFSTGSFLVYKTYSLNSQMVN